A window of Deinococcus aquaedulcis contains these coding sequences:
- a CDS encoding diacylglycerol kinase, with product MSESRPQPPSPGPPPERPAGGSALSGRRFLRSAGYAWAGATHAYRHQANFRIECWAAVLALGLGLALRVPLAPVALACGLVLGLELLNTALEALVDLASPEVHPLAKIAKDTAAAAVLLASLSALVVGAVTFGPPLLRLLP from the coding sequence GTGTCTGAGTCCCGGCCACAGCCGCCCTCGCCTGGGCCCCCCCCAGAGCGCCCGGCGGGCGGCTCGGCCCTGAGTGGGCGGCGCTTTCTGCGTTCGGCCGGGTACGCCTGGGCAGGGGCTACGCACGCCTACCGGCATCAGGCCAACTTCCGCATTGAATGCTGGGCGGCCGTGCTCGCGCTGGGCCTGGGGCTGGCGCTGCGGGTGCCGCTGGCCCCGGTGGCGCTGGCCTGCGGGCTGGTGCTGGGGCTGGAACTGCTGAACACTGCTTTAGAAGCCCTGGTGGACCTGGCCAGCCCGGAGGTGCATCCGCTGGCCAAAATTGCCAAGGACACGGCGGCAGCGGCGGTGCTGCTGGCCAGCCTGAGCGCGCTGGTGGTGGGGGCTGTGACCTTTGGGCCGCCGCTGCTGCGCCTGCTGCCGTGA